In Perca fluviatilis chromosome 19, GENO_Pfluv_1.0, whole genome shotgun sequence, the genomic window ctataGAATccttcgttctgtattgacggGTGCAatattagatttatttttttaaattacattttatgtatctgcatcaaaacctagagactttaaaacatcatgtcatttattaatatgtattcctgtctaaatgacatataaacatcttttcctattatattttgcctggaaactcttccaacacatttgcgtgtcgcgtgaaaaataggcgtctgttctatttctagcatgcacgcgagGTAGCTCATAGCACGACATAACTCCTTGGTTCTCTTAAAACATCCAGGGGGTTTATTTTGATAAGCATTTATCAGGGTGCTACGTGTGACTTAGGTCTGCTTGGCTAATTAATTTATGTCAATCACATAAATGGTGGTTCCCAGGGAAAACCGTATTCCAAGACCTCTTTAGTTAGACATTCCAAATTCTATTTCCTGTAGCATGATCTCTCCTATGCTTATGATCTTTAAAGCAATGATGGTGCGGAGTTTGGAGGCTCCATCTACCAGAAGGTGAGCGACACGCTGGAGACTGCAGTCAACCTGGCCTGGACCGCTGGCAGCAACAGCACACGCTTTGGTATTGCAGCCAAATACCAGCTGGACAAGGATGCCTCCGTCAGTGTAAGTAGTGCAGCAGAGGCTTTCAGAATGGGGTgcatgaggcaaaaaaaaaattgactaaAGTGTCCCCAACTgactttttgtttctttttcctccATAGGCTAAAGTGAACAACAATAGCCTTGTTGGTGTTGGGTACACCCAGACTCTTAGACCAGGTAAGGTGGTTTCCTACAGGTTCATGGTCAGCTGAAGGATGTTTGTTAAAGGTTCTATAGTTGAATCCCTCTTATTTTTAGTATACACTTTTAAGCTCCACACTGGAGTTCTTGCACACAACACCTCAGTTTTCAGCAAATGCACTATGAAAGACTTGACCTAGAATAGAGTAAGTTATAGCAACACTTACCAGCCTTTTCCTGTCAACTCAGAAGTCCCATCCACGTTGAGAAAAGTCATTTTGCACTTGTAATGGCTAATGTTGGTTCCTTTTTGCCTGTGCAGGTGTGAAACTCACCCTGTCTGGCCTGATTGATGGCAAGAACATCAACGCTGGAGGCCACAAGCTAGGTCTGGGTTTGGAACTGGAAGCCTAAGGTTTCAACATACTGCAAGGGACTAGGGAATATCAGAAGAATCTGGCCTTAAATGTATGTCCAACTCAAACCAGCAAGGGGATATCTCGGAAAGATTGGTTCAAAGGCTACGACGACAAACTCTTACTTGTTGAGTACCGCTTCAAGTTGGTGCTTTAGTCATATGTATATTTTaccttttgttgctttttacttTGTAGTTGCATCTATTCAAGAGACAGTTGGTGGCTTATTATTTATAAATCATGTAAGTGTTTCTGTCCAGCACTGCCATAACAATGAAATCCAATACAGTCCCTTTGCCTGTCACCAACTGTGCGTGGCTTTGTGATAATCCCCAGACAGTCAACATCAGTTTACTGTTTTGTGTGGTGAGTGTTGTCATACCTTCTCTCTGATGATACAATCATGACCATCTGATATTCCTTTGTCATCTACACAGTTTTAATTTACAAACCTTGTTAAGTACACTAGTCTTTTTCTGCTATTATTTAAATGCTGCAACCTTCCTGTTCATGCACACAAGGACAAACTACAGCTctgtaatgtttttgttttgcgtTGGCCATCAGGGTTTGGGATGTTCTGTTAAAGATGCACATGGCCTTCCCTTAAACTGGGCAGTTTATGGGTTGATTTAAAGTTGGGTCTGTAAATTTGAAAGAAACCTGTACACCTGGCTGACCAAGCAGAATACATTTTTGTTCATTCTGTACTAACCGACTactgtgggggtggggggggcggcACATAATTAATGTTCACAGTAATGCCAAACTATCATTGTCCGGAAGAGGTGTAACTCAAAGTTGCACTTGTGCACTCTTGGAAAGTGCTTCCCTGTACTGGGCAGTGACAAAGCCCGCCGGAAGTCTTGGAGGTccttatgtgtatgtatgcattttcAATAAAGTCTTTGAACTccaaaaatgcatttttcatgTGATATTGTAGTGCTACTCACAACTCAACTAGGCATTAGTCAAGAATTATGTTTACCAAAAAATCTGACCTGTATACAGTAAAGGCAGTTTTATAGTTGTGCGTAGAATTGATGGCGCAGGGTCCGGTGTAGACACAGACCCTTCAgagtctacgccggaccctacgccgtagcttgatgtgcacctctcgaaaaacgtaactacacgtcgcagcgacaGGTCTCTGCCGTGGCTTGATAgggttgcatttcccccgactcatttcctggttctccttctccataaacattaAATCAttgagagggttaacttttcctgctacagatttcccaccgtggtcagaaagaacaggggagacactttgtttctctcactatggctctagagtcggtactcgctccaaagctaatcgccgtcactttctcacttctccctcgctctatctctctctctctcacacacacacacacacacacacacacgtacgtacgtacatgccggctcgacgcacaccagcgcacaagtataaacatcaggccacttgcgtaggctacggcgaaagctctgcgtggagcctccgcggAACTGTGAAACAGGCTTAAATACCTTAAGCAGAAACCTTTTCTCTAGCTCTtaaattttttaagtttttgttttgaCATCTATGCACACACCAAAAggaaaatgtgtgaaaaaaatCCTGCAAGCTTTTTAAAATGGCTAATCGTACTGTATATTCCAACTATCCAGTTTGTTATAATGGACGTTTGACTCGACACCTCAATTTAAGCTGTTTTCTGAGACCTTTTCTTACAATGCAGCAAAACAAGTTTAAACACGAGTTTAAGAGATATGGACAATTAACAAGAAATAAGGCGCCATGAGCAATTAGTCCTTCATTGGTAGTGAGGAGACCTTCAGAAGAGATGATGCATGATACAGAGGGAACAAATTAAGGAAAATTAAGTTTTAAGTAGAACAATGATCTACTTTTAGCCTGTGGTATGCCTCCCACATCACCCCCTTTTTTCTAGATTTATACATTTGAATGACAAAAGTCATACTTGAGATGAGCTCACGGTTTTTTATATGCTCAGCTGAGTGACTTGTCCTGCCCTCTAATGGCACAAAGATCATGTCTGCAGCTATAAGACCCACAAACATTACGAGGTTACAGGAAATACGGTAGATGAAATCAGTTGTCCGTCTATGTATGGTGCCCTTGAGTCTTGTTGTAGCGGCCAAGCCGTAGCCACCCATAGTGAAGCCTGGACGTTGTGTATATGGGAGCAGAAATTTTGATTTTACTCTCAATTTTTATGTGAGGAATGGCACTGTAAAATTATTGTTGCTATTAATCCCAATGGTCTGATATTGATCTACAGCAACCTTTAGCAGTTGGTCTCAACATCTGATGGATGGAGGTTTCAGTGGCAAAACTGCAGTAAGTGGAGTGGTTTCTTGCACAAGAGGGGAAATTCTCTATGCTGTTTCAATCAGAAACAGCATGTCACTGTAAGTAGACATGTTGAGTTGTCCTTTGCAGAAACATAAGAGATTTATCCACAATAGTATTTGGTGTGGTGGCCAACAAGAAATATTCAGAGGATTTCTTTTGGATATTGCATTTATTTGTCAGCACATACCAAAGCAAAAAAGATTGCAAATTAACAATTTTAAATAACTGCATCTTTTACATCCATGATTACATGAGTTAAGTGGTGAGTCAAACGATCAAAGGCAAAGCTGTTTGCGAACATTAAAAGAATCATGCTCTCCTTTTCAAATGGTCATTCTGAAGAGAAATTACAGCTTGCTTCTCTTTGCTTGGCTCAGCTTATGCTTTGAATTTGCATCTGCATTACTTAAGCCATTTACTACTTTCAGCTTCACCATCCCTGATATGTAAATGCCTCTCAACTACTGTCATTAAATTTAAGGTGGAAATGTCTTCTCCTCGCTTCCTATACCTCAGCAGATATTCCCTCTGCTTGGCTTTTACTGCATTTCCCTCTTATTTCCCTGACTTACTACTCTCCACCTTCTCAGTTTTGTCTTGAGGATCCTTTATTTTCTCTGAAACGTCAGACAGCTTTGATTTCTGATCCTGGCTTCCTTCTGGTGGCCCCTGATGCAGCTCTTTGATTTCTGCATTGACAGTTGTCTTTTCCCTTGGTAAGACAGTTTGGGGATTTTCCCCACTGTTTGGCTTTTGATCTTTCTCCTCAGGAAGACTTTTCACATCAGATGTAAGAGAagtctctttgtctttaccTGTATTTCTATCATGTCTAGCATCTTGAATGCCTTTTGCTACTTCATCCTCATCTTTTGCAGCTTCAGATTTACTGATTTCCTTTGGCTCTTTATGGCTGTTCTCCTTTTCCTCACTCTTGAGTGATACTTGAGCCTTTTCTGAAAGCTCCTCTGTCTCTACGGACAGAGTGCTTTTGGTCTCTCctgtaaaatgtgttatttctaAAGCAGGAACTTTGTCTTGCACTTGAACACTGCTTAGCTCTTGAGTTTTGTCTGATTCTTTTGACACTTGGGCCGTGGTCTCGTCAACAGGCTTCTTTACTTGAGCTGAGATAAAACTATCTTTCTCAGCATCTCCGTTTTTACCCTCATCAGATTTTTTCAAAAGTTCATCCTCCACAGGGACCTCTGGCTTTACCTCATCCGGTTTTGAAGAGAGATCTTTCTCAACTGCTACCATTGTCACTGGAGCTTCTTTCTCTTCTATTGTGTTTTCACCTACTTTTTGatgtccatttccttcctcatcAAGGCTCTCACTCAATAAAACTTTGCTTTGAGTATTTCTATCTATGTCACTGTCCCTTTCATTGCCAgctgcttcagcctcctctgactcttctttgcctttttgtcctttttcacTATCATCCACCTCACCAGGACTGCCATCATCATCTCGGTTCACTAAATTTCTTACTGGCGCTACTTGATTCTGCTCACTATCAGACATCTGCTCACCTTCGTCCTCTCGACTGTCTTTATTATCATTCTCTTCCTCACTGCCCAGTCTATCTCTTTTGGCACACTCCTGCTCatctttttccacctctgtctCCTCCGATCCTGTCTCTTCAAACTCTGACATCTCAATTTCCCTGGTGGTCTCCGTTATGATCTCCTCTACGAACTTGTACTGGGGCTCAGCTCGTCTGTGCGAGCCTCCCGGGCGGCTGAGGCAGGGCAGGGTGTAAACGGGGGACTGGTGGTAGATGTAGGGCAGGGAGACGTGGCTGTCTGACATTGCAGATAACCGAGCCTCCTCACCGCAGAGAAGTTTCCTGCAAAACAGGACACACATATTTCAATACGGAATTCATTTTAATCCTCATTAATGAGAAATATTTAAGACGGGTGCAAAAACCTACTAAATGGTGTTGGCCTTACAACATGAATAagcattataacatgaataCAATTTAGAGACTTTGTGTAAGAGTTGTAGATTAGTTTTTTGctttgtcatatttgatttcCCTCAAAAATAATGCAAGGcaattaaatattatttttgttgaGCATTTCAGTGATACCCAtagtgtaatattgtgattgTTTGCATTAGACACTGTactttgtttatttgtattgtaGCCTAAATGCAGCAGTCTTAATAGATGATGAATATTAATAAGAAAAACgaagaaaataacagattttTAATCATCTTTTTACTCCAAAAACACTTGCCTTGATAATAACAGTAAGTGCTGTCATTCTTTAACTAGTTTTACCTTAAAAGATTCAGCACACCTTACCTGTAAGACATTATCTCCACATCCAAAGCCATCTTCACATTTAACAGGTCCTGGTATTCCCGCAGGTAACCAGACATATCGAATTTGCAATTTATGAGCTCATTTTCAAGTTCTTTGATTGTGTtctggagaaagagaggagagaacatCTGTTACTGGACACCATCTGAACACTTTATTAAACCGTGGTCTTGCAAAAGCGCCCAGTCTCACCTGGTAATGAATCATTTCTTCCTTGTGGCGATCCTCAATGTCATGAAGTTGCTTCTCCAGCGCTTCCCTGGTGCCTTTAGCGCAGTCCAGTTCGATGTTCTTGGCCTGCAGGCGCCTCCTGTGCTCCTGGATCTCTTGCTGGGTCGCTTTTAACGCAGCTCTCTTGCTCTCAGCTGCCTCCGTTAATCTTGCAAACTGAGATCGGAAAGTTTCTCCCATTTGCTGGACGTCGGACACGGTGTGGCCTTCCAGTTGTGCCCTGATGTCCCGCAGTGCCGCAGTGACGCTAGGGTTGCCAAATTCATGCGCCTTGACAGTCACCTGCGCGCCCTGGATTTGGTCAGACATCTCTGACACCTCGGCTTCATGGTTTCTCTTCAGGAAGTGGATTTCATCCACGAGAGCCTGTGCTTTCTTGTCCAGCTGTAGTTTAGCCTGATAAGCGTCATTGATGTCCTTGTTGAGGAGCACAATGTTGCTCTCTGCATCCGATCTGCTACGCGCCTCCTGTTCATGTTGCCTTCTCAGGTTGGACACTTCTTCCTCTAAATTCTGATGTTCGATTTCAATCTGATGCTTCTGATGAGTAATGTCCTGAACCAGCTGTCTCAGTTTCCTGAGCTCTGGTCCATACTCTTTCTCCAGACCAGATGCGGGTTTCGCTTTACCTCTGATCTCCCCGATTTCTCTCTCCAGCAGTTGATTCTGGTACTCCAGATGATGCACCTTCTCAATGAATCCTGCAAGACGATCGTTCAAGCCATGCATCAATTCTTTCTCATTAAACTGCAAATTCATGCCCGTGGACACGACGCTGGCATCTAATGCCGAACGTTTTGGCTTGTACTGTAAATACTCATCTTGAGTGTTTCTGTGCGGAAAGAGGAATCGGTTATCCATGCTGTGACTCAGGCTGTCGTGGTGAATCTCCGGTGCAGAGACGCTCCATGCGGGCTTTTTATAACCGTCTCCATCAGCTCTGCATGCACAACGGAGCTGTCCGCGGTGCTGAAAAGGTGTAGCATCAGCTGAAGGTGTAATAAGAGCTTACTCTACGTTTTGTCGCAGACAGCAGTGACGTGGTGAACAACTGGCTGTAGATGTCTGTCAGTCCCAAAACAATGAACCTctgtgcattattattattattattattattattattattattataactgtgTGTCAGAGCGTTTGTTAGTGTTAAACTCCTTAATTAATACCAGTCCACAGTTTCACGATCAACCTGCTTTACTGCTTTTAGCAAATGACGTCATTTACACGCCACTTGCCCGTCCTTTACAGGCACTAACTAACAGATTTCAACTCACACCTTTGATAGTAGTGTGTTAACATCAGATTGGCATCTAGAGACAGAGGAAAAGCTTGAAATCAAGTAACTGGATTgttcatttttctctctctcttcagcgtCATTATCGGTACTCAAGTAGGGGtacaatgttgaggtacttCTTCTTCAGTGTTTAAATTTGATGTTACTGTAGActtctaaagaaaaaaaaattatctacaGCCTATACATCTATTTTTGCTCCACATACATCTACTTTAAGAAGACCTACATCTGGCTGATGATACTTCTGTTTGGGTAGCATTTAGTATGCATGACGTTTACACGTAAAGGAATAATCCTACACTGTAGTATTTCCACATAGTGAGTATACCTCTACCACAGCAATATATTCTCCGATGCTCAACCTGTTTGTGACTTTTacttataaaaaatatttctacactgtagtattcctacttttacttaaatgatCCAAGTACTCCTCCCACcactgttttatgttttaataccAAGACATAGACTGTAATTTTCCTCTCAAACTCATGAAATAATGCTATTAAGGCCAAAAGAGTAGACATAAACTTAGTATAACCTATTATTTGTGTTTAGTCTAACTGTTCTGTGTAATGTCAATCTCATTACATGTTCATTGAAAtcataacattttgtttttactttgttcTTGTTGCTATTTCATCAGCAACACCTCAGGCCAGTGTAGACTTGAACAATGTCCCTCTTGGTTGTGCTCTGCAGACATCTCTAAAGAAATGAGAGTCCTTCATGCCTTCAGCTAGTACTAGAGCAATAATGTTTTACACTTGAGCTGTAGTTAATGTTTTACCATTTCAAACCCAGCTCTTCAATCTAATAGAAATAGTGTCAtgcatatggaaaaaaaattaagacaCTTAGTAAAGCAGTGAAAGAACACACAAATAAAGGATGCTGTGTTCATCTCATAAAGAGCTTGACTGTAGCTTCTTTAAAGGTTACTTTGCTGTGGCCCCAGTAGCTGTCACGATTTGTCAGGATCTGTTAGATCTGTTCGCAGGGTTTGCAGTGtagtggacccaaatgcagagacggTAGGCAGTGAATAGTTTTGAGGATTTAATAGCAAATGATGCAAACAACAAAGGAAGTCCTAAGGCAATCAAGCAGGCAAAAAATGAGTACCAAAAATTTAAGAGAAAACCAAAGCCATCAAAAACCACAGGGAATACagcgacagaaaaaaaaaaaagcaactcaCCCACAAAACCCTAA contains:
- the LOC120547681 gene encoding neurofilament light polypeptide, with the translated sequence MDNRFLFPHRNTQDEYLQYKPKRSALDASVVSTGMNLQFNEKELMHGLNDRLAGFIEKVHHLEYQNQLLEREIGEIRGKAKPASGLEKEYGPELRKLRQLVQDITHQKHQIEIEHQNLEEEVSNLRRQHEQEARSRSDAESNIVLLNKDINDAYQAKLQLDKKAQALVDEIHFLKRNHEAEVSEMSDQIQGAQVTVKAHEFGNPSVTAALRDIRAQLEGHTVSDVQQMGETFRSQFARLTEAAESKRAALKATQQEIQEHRRRLQAKNIELDCAKGTREALEKQLHDIEDRHKEEMIHYQNTIKELENELINCKFDMSGYLREYQDLLNVKMALDVEIMSYRKLLCGEEARLSAMSDSHVSLPYIYHQSPVYTLPCLSRPGGSHRRAEPQYKFVEEIITETTREIEMSEFEETGSEETEVEKDEQECAKRDRLGSEEENDNKDSREDEGEQMSDSEQNQVAPVRNLVNRDDDGSPGEVDDSEKGQKGKEESEEAEAAGNERDSDIDRNTQSKVLLSESLDEEGNGHQKVGENTIEEKEAPVTMVAVEKDLSSKPDEVKPEVPVEDELLKKSDEGKNGDAEKDSFISAQVKKPVDETTAQVSKESDKTQELSSVQVQDKVPALEITHFTGETKSTLSVETEELSEKAQVSLKSEEKENSHKEPKEISKSEAAKDEDEVAKGIQDARHDRNTGKDKETSLTSDVKSLPEEKDQKPNSGENPQTVLPREKTTVNAEIKELHQGPPEGSQDQKSKLSDVSEKIKDPQDKTEKVESSKSGK